A genome region from Maylandia zebra isolate NMK-2024a linkage group LG6, Mzebra_GT3a, whole genome shotgun sequence includes the following:
- the cpz gene encoding carboxypeptidase Z isoform X2, translating into MQLGLLVMFLFWAKTSLCVPQQNCHPGDEYLGRCSNSAYEEKPKCTELNLGYCNDMEYSRTIFPNILGHRTRLEAESGAEYLLLSVIHGLLNGECSPEIRLVGCSVLASPCRDDKMVKPCRSTCEALRKDCTHAFEAIEMAWPYFLDCDRFFASDQEGCFDPLAGLKARQEQALSSLSPQEPSTIIQFTYTSNAQMYSILKRTAAKCSHISHVYSIGRSTEGRDLLVIEFTNNPGQHELLEPEIKLVGNMHGNEVLGRQLLIYLAQYLCSEYILGNQRIQTIINTTRIHILASMNPDGYELAASEGHLLNGWTNGRTNAQNIDLNRNFPDLTSVLYRNRRSRHYRTDHIPIPDAYWFGKVAPETYAVMKWVRSLPFVQSASLHGGDLVISYPFDYSRHPLEERMFSPTPDEQVFKQLARTYADAHATMSNNDTERCGASFYRTRGIINGALWYSFAGGMSDFNYLHTNCLEITVELGCDKFPSEAELYPEWKRNKEALLSFLESVHRGIKGIVKDGNGNGIKDATISIRGVRKDVTTAEDGDYWRLLNPGTHIVTATAKGYSKVSKRVYLPHTMSKAGRVDFVLQKVPVEPDIDDHLFPTSDTWDRFDPYNQFEQYRDPDVGDSGREREEKPWWWNYFSQSGISPPTWLLRNV; encoded by the exons ATGCAGCTAGGACTTTTGGTAATGTTTCTTTTCTGGGCGAAAACTTCGTTGTGCGTCCCGCAGCAGAATTGCCATCCAGGAGACGAGTATTTAG gaAGATGCAGCAACAGTGCATATGAAGAAAAAC CTAAATGCACAGAGCTGAACCTGGGCTATTGTAATGATATGGAATACTCTAG AACCATATTCCCTAACATCCTTGGTCATCGGACTCGTTTGGAGGCAGAGTCAGGGGCAGAGTACCTCCTCCTAAGTGTCATCCATGGCCTTTTGAATGGGGAGTGCTCCCCTGAGATTCGTCTTGTAGGTTGCTCAGTACTGGCCTCACCCTGCAGAGATGACAAGATGGTCAAACCCTGCCGGAGCACATGTGAGGCACTGAGGAAGGACTGCACACATGCCTTTGAGGCCATTGAGATGGCCTGGCCTTATTTCCTGGATTGTGACCGCTTCTTTGCCAGTGACCAAGAAGGCTGCTTTGATCCTCTGGCAGGGCTGAAAG CCAGACAGGAGCAAGCACTGTCCAGTCTCTCTCCTCAGGAGCCCAGTACTATCATTCAGTTCACCTACACCTCCAATGCACAGATGTACAGCATCCTGAAGAGAACAGCAGCCAAGTGCTCTCATATCTCCCACGTCTACAGCATTGGACGGAGCACTGAGGGCAGGGATCTACTGGTGATTGAGTTCACCAACAACCCAGGACAACATGAGCTAT TAGAGCCAGAGATCAAGTTGGTGGGCAACATGCATGGCAACGAAGTGCTGGGCCGCCAGCTGCTCATCTATTTGGCCCAGTACCTGTGTTCGGAATATATCCTGGGAAACCAAAGAATTCAGACCATCATCAACACCACTCGCATCCATATTCTAGCCTCCATGAACCCCGATGGCTATGAGCTAGCCGCCTCAGAG GGTCACTTGTTGAATGGTTGGACCAATGGTCGAACCAATGCCCAGAATATTGACCTGAACCGGAACTTTCCGGACCTTACGTCTGTCTTGTACCGGAATCGACGCAGCAGGCACTACCGTACTGACCACATCCCGATTCCCGACGCATACTGGTTTGGGAAG GTGGCACCAGAGACTTACGCAGTGATGAAGTGGGTCAGGTCTCTGCCTTTCGTTCAGTCTGCCAGCCTCCACGGAGGGGATCTGGTGATCTCCTATCCATTTGACTACTCTAGACATCCTCTTGAGGAGCGGATGTTCTCCCCCACTCCAGATGAACAG GTCTTCAAGCAGCTGGCTCGCACATATGCCGATGCTCATGCCACTATGTCAAACAATGACACAGAGAGGTGTGGTGCCTCCTTTTATCGAACTCGGGGGATTATCAATGGGGCACTGTGGTACAGTTTTGCTGGTG GTATGTCAGACTTTAATTATTTACACACTAACTGTCTTGAGATAACCGTGGAGCTTGGATGCGACAAATTCCCCTCAGAGGCTGAGCTTTACCCAGAATGGAAGAGGAATAAAGAAGCTCTCCTCAGTTTTCTTGAATCT GTCCACAGAGGAATAAAGGGAATAGTTAAGGATGGTAATGGTAATGGAATAAAAGATGCAACAATTTCCATCAGGGGTGTTAGAAAAGATGTCACCACAG CTGAAGATGGAGACTATTGGAGGTTGCTTAACCCTGGAACTCACATCGTGACAGCCACAGCCAAAGGATACTCCAAGGTCAGCAAGAGAGTTTATTTGCCTCACACCATGAGCAAGGCTGGACGTGTTGACTTTGTCCTGCAGAAG GTTCCCGTGGAGCCCGATATTGATGACCACCTCTTCCCCACATCAGACACATGGGATCGATTTGACCCCTACAACCAGTTTGAGCAATACAGGGATCCAGATGTGGGTgatagtgggagagagagggaggaaaaacCATGGTGGTGGAACTACTTCTCCCAGTCTGGTATCTCACCTCCAACCTGGCTGCTGAGAAATGTGTAG
- the cpz gene encoding carboxypeptidase Z isoform X1: protein MQLGLLVMFLFWAKTSLCVPQQNCHPGDEYLGRCSNSAYEEKPKCTELNLGYCNDMEYSRTIFPNILGHRTRLEAESGAEYLLLSVIHGLLNGECSPEIRLVGCSVLASPCRDDKMVKPCRSTCEALRKDCTHAFEAIEMAWPYFLDCDRFFASDQEGCFDPLAGLKARQEQALSSLSPQEPSTIIQFTYTSNAQMYSILKRTAAKCSHISHVYSIGRSTEGRDLLVIEFTNNPGQHELLEPEIKLVGNMHGNEVLGRQLLIYLAQYLCSEYILGNQRIQTIINTTRIHILASMNPDGYELAASEVEDNNDPELINHEGHLLNGWTNGRTNAQNIDLNRNFPDLTSVLYRNRRSRHYRTDHIPIPDAYWFGKVAPETYAVMKWVRSLPFVQSASLHGGDLVISYPFDYSRHPLEERMFSPTPDEQVFKQLARTYADAHATMSNNDTERCGASFYRTRGIINGALWYSFAGGMSDFNYLHTNCLEITVELGCDKFPSEAELYPEWKRNKEALLSFLESVHRGIKGIVKDGNGNGIKDATISIRGVRKDVTTAEDGDYWRLLNPGTHIVTATAKGYSKVSKRVYLPHTMSKAGRVDFVLQKVPVEPDIDDHLFPTSDTWDRFDPYNQFEQYRDPDVGDSGREREEKPWWWNYFSQSGISPPTWLLRNV from the exons ATGCAGCTAGGACTTTTGGTAATGTTTCTTTTCTGGGCGAAAACTTCGTTGTGCGTCCCGCAGCAGAATTGCCATCCAGGAGACGAGTATTTAG gaAGATGCAGCAACAGTGCATATGAAGAAAAAC CTAAATGCACAGAGCTGAACCTGGGCTATTGTAATGATATGGAATACTCTAG AACCATATTCCCTAACATCCTTGGTCATCGGACTCGTTTGGAGGCAGAGTCAGGGGCAGAGTACCTCCTCCTAAGTGTCATCCATGGCCTTTTGAATGGGGAGTGCTCCCCTGAGATTCGTCTTGTAGGTTGCTCAGTACTGGCCTCACCCTGCAGAGATGACAAGATGGTCAAACCCTGCCGGAGCACATGTGAGGCACTGAGGAAGGACTGCACACATGCCTTTGAGGCCATTGAGATGGCCTGGCCTTATTTCCTGGATTGTGACCGCTTCTTTGCCAGTGACCAAGAAGGCTGCTTTGATCCTCTGGCAGGGCTGAAAG CCAGACAGGAGCAAGCACTGTCCAGTCTCTCTCCTCAGGAGCCCAGTACTATCATTCAGTTCACCTACACCTCCAATGCACAGATGTACAGCATCCTGAAGAGAACAGCAGCCAAGTGCTCTCATATCTCCCACGTCTACAGCATTGGACGGAGCACTGAGGGCAGGGATCTACTGGTGATTGAGTTCACCAACAACCCAGGACAACATGAGCTAT TAGAGCCAGAGATCAAGTTGGTGGGCAACATGCATGGCAACGAAGTGCTGGGCCGCCAGCTGCTCATCTATTTGGCCCAGTACCTGTGTTCGGAATATATCCTGGGAAACCAAAGAATTCAGACCATCATCAACACCACTCGCATCCATATTCTAGCCTCCATGAACCCCGATGGCTATGAGCTAGCCGCCTCAGAGGTAGAGGATAACAATGACCCGGAGCTCATCAACCATGAA GGTCACTTGTTGAATGGTTGGACCAATGGTCGAACCAATGCCCAGAATATTGACCTGAACCGGAACTTTCCGGACCTTACGTCTGTCTTGTACCGGAATCGACGCAGCAGGCACTACCGTACTGACCACATCCCGATTCCCGACGCATACTGGTTTGGGAAG GTGGCACCAGAGACTTACGCAGTGATGAAGTGGGTCAGGTCTCTGCCTTTCGTTCAGTCTGCCAGCCTCCACGGAGGGGATCTGGTGATCTCCTATCCATTTGACTACTCTAGACATCCTCTTGAGGAGCGGATGTTCTCCCCCACTCCAGATGAACAG GTCTTCAAGCAGCTGGCTCGCACATATGCCGATGCTCATGCCACTATGTCAAACAATGACACAGAGAGGTGTGGTGCCTCCTTTTATCGAACTCGGGGGATTATCAATGGGGCACTGTGGTACAGTTTTGCTGGTG GTATGTCAGACTTTAATTATTTACACACTAACTGTCTTGAGATAACCGTGGAGCTTGGATGCGACAAATTCCCCTCAGAGGCTGAGCTTTACCCAGAATGGAAGAGGAATAAAGAAGCTCTCCTCAGTTTTCTTGAATCT GTCCACAGAGGAATAAAGGGAATAGTTAAGGATGGTAATGGTAATGGAATAAAAGATGCAACAATTTCCATCAGGGGTGTTAGAAAAGATGTCACCACAG CTGAAGATGGAGACTATTGGAGGTTGCTTAACCCTGGAACTCACATCGTGACAGCCACAGCCAAAGGATACTCCAAGGTCAGCAAGAGAGTTTATTTGCCTCACACCATGAGCAAGGCTGGACGTGTTGACTTTGTCCTGCAGAAG GTTCCCGTGGAGCCCGATATTGATGACCACCTCTTCCCCACATCAGACACATGGGATCGATTTGACCCCTACAACCAGTTTGAGCAATACAGGGATCCAGATGTGGGTgatagtgggagagagagggaggaaaaacCATGGTGGTGGAACTACTTCTCCCAGTCTGGTATCTCACCTCCAACCTGGCTGCTGAGAAATGTGTAG